A genomic region of Dunckerocampus dactyliophorus isolate RoL2022-P2 chromosome 10, RoL_Ddac_1.1, whole genome shotgun sequence contains the following coding sequences:
- the samd13 gene encoding sterile alpha motif domain-containing protein 13, which yields MKINCSITDSVMEDKANGSVDTKSPVENGQLPDPANWAVADVVNYFKATGFEEQATAFQDQEIDGKSLLLMTRNDVLTGLSIKLGPALKIYEYHVKPLQTQHLKSNAC from the exons ATGAAAATTAACTGCAGCATTACAGACT CCGTCATGGAAGACAAGGCAAATGGTTCTGTGGACACCAAAAG CCCCGTGGAGAACGGTCAGCTTCCAGACCCGGCCAACTGGGCGGTTGCTGACGTGGTCAATTACTTTAAAGCGACAGGGTTTGAGGAGCAAGCCACAGCGTTCCAAGACCAG GAAATCGATGGCAAGTCCCTGCTCCTGATGACGCGTAATGACGTCTTGACGGGCCTGTCGATAAAGCTGGGCCCGGCGCTGAAGATCTACGAGTACCACGTGAAGCCGCTGCAGACCCAGCACCTGAAGAGCAACGCCTGTTAG